CTCGAGCTGCTCGATCTCCTCTTCGAGCTCCTCGATCGACTTGCCGTCGGACAGCTCCAGGTCCTGTTTCCGCTGTTCGACCTCGTCGAACAGCTCGTTCGCTTCGGCGTTGAGCTCGTTGCGTTTTTCCTTGTGCTCTTGAACCTGTTCGTTGAGCTCGTCGCGCTTCTCGCGGTGTTCCTGGGCCTCGTCGACCTTCTCCCGCGTTTTCGCGTTGAGCTCGTCGCGTTTCGACGCCCGTTCGGACGCCATCTGGTTGAGCTCGTTTCGTCGGTCCCGAAGCTGGCCAGCCTTCTTGATGAGCTGCCCCTTCGAGTCGTTTTCCAGTTCCTCTTCGGAAACGTCGACATTGTTCGATTCTTTCAATTCCGATACGTCGTACTCGTCGAGTACGTCCTGTTTCGTTACCATGCGTAGTCTGACCTCGATACCATCACCGCTCCGGACACACCAGCGGCTGCGTGGCGTGCATTCGACCGTGGGTAAGAATTCCCGATCATTTTTCGCGCGATGCCACCAGTGCCGGAGGCTTCTGGTAGTTCCCATTACAGTACACCCACATAAAAATACTTCGGTGCAATCGTGCGTGAAAACGCCTTTCACACGGGCTAAAACTCCCGTGTGAAGCACCCACAGGGAATTCACGGGATCGGAGATCCGACATAAATACTCGAGAAGTCGACGAATGCAACACGGACCGACAGCCGCTTGTGGATTCGGGGCGGACTCCGAAAGGATGCGGCTTGCACTCATTGCACACGACGAGAAGAAACCGGAGATGATCGAGTTCGCGCGAAAGCACCGCGAGGCGCTTTCCGCCTGCGAGCTGTTCGCCACCGGAACCACCGGAAAACGGCTCCGGGAGGAAGCCGACCTCGAGGTCGAACGCAAGGCCTCCGGGCCGCTGGGCGGCGACCTCCAGATCGGTGTCGCCATCGCGGAGGGGCGCTGTGACGGTGTCGTGTTCCTCCGGGATCCGCTGCGAGCCCAGCCACACGAGCCGGACATCTCGGCGCTGTTGCGGATCTGTGACGTCCACGACGTGCCGCTGGCGACGAACGTCGCCTCCGGAGAGTTGCTCGTCGATGGGCTGTTGACCGATTGCGGATAATCGCCGAAATCCCGTTGTATAGCGGGCTTTTTTATTATATGAGAATCGTCCGCGCCGTTTTGACTATCCCTTGTCTATCTGTGTGTATGACTGGACTTCGTGCGGAACTGGCCGTCACGGATCCGGGGAACTGTCCGCTCGCGTCGCTGTCGCGGGACGTCTCCGGAACGCTCGAGAACGTAAACTGGACACGGTCGAACGGGGGCCCCGTAACCGAGGAGTTCTCCACCGACACCGAACTCGACAACGAGAACTCGGTTCCGGTGTTCTCGGAGGGACACAAGCAGACCTACCACATCGAACGCGACACGGATCCGTGTGCGTGTGAACTCGTCGAGGAGGCGGGACACCCCCTCGCGAAAGTCGACGTGCGCGACGGGCGGCTCGCGCTCACGCTCAACCTCCCGGATGCGGACGCGCTCCGGGATGTCGTGGCCACGCTGTCGGAGGTCAGCGACAGCGTCGAAGTGCAGTATCTCGTCCGGGACGCAAACGAGGACGCGAGCGACCCCGTGATCGTCGATCGCGGCGAACTCACCGACCGACAACGGGAGGTCCTCGAGGTTGCGTACGCCGAGGGATACTTCGAGTATCCGCGGCGATCCAGCGCCGGGGACGTCGCAGAGAAGCTCGGTATTTCCCGCTCGACGTTCGCCGAACACCTGGCTGCCGCCCAGTCCCGACTGTTCGAGACGATCGCCGGAAACGGACACTGAGAGCACTTATTTGAGGGCCGGACGTTGGTAGGGTGATGGCCGACCCATCCGCACGGGAACCGGCCCCCGTTCGCCGGTCCCTTCGTTTCGGAAGGCCGCAGTCCTGTTCGTCGGAGCCGCACTCGTAGTCGCTTCGCTGCTTCTGCTGACGGGAGTCGCCATCGGAACCGCAGGGGCTACAGGAGCCGCAGGGGCTGCCACCGAACCGGCCCCGGACGTCGACGACCGGACTGCCGTCGAAACGGGTGAATCTGTGACCGACACCGAAGTTCCCGACTCTGGCTGTTTCGCTGGCGAGGGCCGAGCGTTCTCGATCGGAACGGAGGGGCCACGGATCGCGATGCGGCTTCATCTGTCGGTGTTGACCGATCTCGGCGAGCCCGGCTCCTTCGGTGTCGAACTCGCGGGATCGACCGGGCAGTTCGACGTGGTCCACCTGGTCGCTGGCGTGCAGTTTGCTGGCGTCGAAGACGCAGACCGGTTCCTGCGGGACCCCTTCCAGGCGTTCGACCTGGTGTACACCTACGAACTCCGACTCCCGATGCTCGCCGACACACCGGGCGTCGATCCTGTCCACACCGAAGACGAACCGCCCGTCGATGGTCCCGTCGGCGTCGCCGACTGCTGATACCGTCGCGTTCGAATCGTCGATCCGCGGGGGAGAACAACCCACAGTTGGTTGTCGACGGTTCCGCGGTCTACAAGGGATCTCGGGGAGACGAACGGGTATGGACGACGAAATCGAGGACCTCTCCCCGCTCCCCGAGGAGGCCGCAGCGATGGTCGAACACGCAATCGAACAGGAGCACGGCTACCTCTCCTGGCTCGGAACCGAGGTGACGGCGATCGAACGGGGGAAGATCGTGCTCACGGTCCCGTACGACGAGAAGCTCACGAACTCGGACGGCGAGACGATCCACGGGGGCGTCGCCGCGACCCTGATCGACACCGCCGGCGGGATCGCCCAGCAAACCTGCATCGAGAACCCCCTATCTTCGAGCGCCGCGACGGTGAACCTCAACGTGAACTACCTCCGGCGGGCGACCGGCGATCTCCGGGCTGTCGGCGAGGTGATCCGGCACGGAGGAACGATCGGCGTCAGCGATCTCCGCGTCGAGAGCCAGACGCCGGACGGGAACGTCCGCGAGGTAGTCGTCGGGCAGGGTTCCTACCGGCTGTTCCGGTAGCGATCAGTCGGCGTCGTTCGTCGCGTCGTCGGCGTCGTCGCCAGCGTCGTCGGCGTCGTCGCCAGCGTCGCCGCCGGCCGCCTCCTGGAGCGCGCCCCGAAGCTCCGGCACCGTACTCGTGAGCAGGGTGACGTCCTCCCGGGCGGCCTCGATCGTCTCCAGCAGTTCCGACAGCTCCTCGAGGTCGGCCTCCAGGTCGTCGGCGTCCTCGAACGCGTCGGCGCGTTCGCCCATCGTGTACCACTTCTTGGCCTGCCGGAGCTCCTCGGCGGCGTCGCCGACATCGAGCGCCGACTTCAATCCGTTGAGCGCGCCGAGCACGTTGTCCGCGTCCGTCTCCCAGACGTCCGCCGCGGAGGGCAGCTCCGCGCGGGCCGCCGCGAGGTGGGACTCGACGTCCTCGCGCATCTCGTCGGCCGCCTCGCCGAACAGTTCGTCGTCGCCGAACGTGGTCTGACTGCTCATGGCCGGCGGTTCGACGCCGACAAATGTAAATCCGCGCCCGAAAGCGAAAGTGAAATCGGCGGCTGCGTGCCGGCTACTCCCCGCGATCGACGCGTTCGAGCTTCATCAACGGATAGCCATCGGCCATCTCCATGCGGGTCTCTGCGGTGATTCCATCGTACTCGATCCGCATCGTGACGTCCATGAGCGTGCCGGTGAGTTCGGTGTAGCCGTTCCCGTGGTCGATCGCCTCGCGAACCCGGTCGTCGTCGATCCGCACGGTTACCGACTCGCAGTACGGCTGGTTTTCGATCGCCTCCGCCATCGCCGTCTCCAGCGACCGGGTGCTGTCGGGACTGACCGGCGTGCCGGCGAACTGGTGGTACAGCGTTCCGAACTTGATTCCGGCCTCGAAGCAGGCTCGCTGCGCGTCGGTGGGCATATCCGAAGCGAAACGCCCGCCCGCCTAATAGCTCCCGAACCGGGGCGGAACCGGCATCGCCGGACTCGAACAGCTCAGGCCGTGACCCGGCGCGACTCCTCGAGGGACGCAAGGAAGTTGTCGAACAGTTGCTTCACCTCACAGGCAGCCGCGTGGTTTTCCGGCGTGATCTCGGCGAGCACGGCGTCGACTGTCTCGTCGCCCAATCGGTCGCGTTTCCCTTCTGTCACCTCCCTTGCGGTGTCGATGTCGTACTCGGGATGGAACTGGACGCCCCAGGCGTGCTCCTTCCGGAACGCGTGGATCCCGTACTCGTTTTCCGCGAGAACGCGCGACCCCGGCGGGGGATCGACGACGACGTCGCCGTGGGTGGTGAACGCGGTGAACCGGCGGCCGACGCCCGCCAGAACGGGATCGTCGTCGACGCAGCGCCGGATCTCGTTGTAGCCGATCTCGAAGTCGTCCATTCCGGCGACCCGCCCCCCGAGCGCCTCTGCGATGACCTGGTGGCCGTAACACACCCCCAGGATCGAAAGCCCGCGGTCGTAGGCTTCGCGGACGTACTCCAAAAGCGGCGGAATCCAGGGTTCGTCCCAGTACACCGACGAGCGCGATCCCGTGACGACGACGCCGTCGAAGTCGAAGGCGGCGCCGTCGGGGTACCCACCCGGAAGCTCCCCGCCGGCCGCGTCGTATTCGACGAGATCCGCATCGAGCTCCCGCCGGAAGTTGCGCCGGGTGCTCGCGCCGTCGTGGGCGGCGTTCAGCAGGGCGAGGCGAGTTCTGGTCATTGCTTGTCCGTAGCCGACCGACTCAAAAAGAGGTTGCGCCCGGGGCGGAGGTTTGCCGGGGTCCGTGACGCCGAAACTGCGGGAACGACCCCGCTCACCTCCGTCGTTCGTCCAGCCACGCGAGCAGTCGGTCGTTGACTCGTCGGGACGCTTCGACGTGTACGAGGTGGGCTGCGTCGGGAACCGGCTCGTAGACGCCGCGGGGCAACCCCTCCGCCAGTGCACGACCACGGGAGGGCGGACACTGGTCGTCGAGATCGCCGTGGATCACGAGCGTCGGCAGCGTCAGTTCGTGGAGACGATCTTCGACGTCGAACTCCTCGATCGCGGCACGCTGTGCCTCCCAGACCCGCCTGTCTGCGTCCTCCTGTGACCGCCACTCGACAATCGACTCGACGACGTCCGGCTGGCGCCGTGAAAACTCCCTGGAGACCGCAGAACACACCGACGAGCGCAGCGCTTCCCGGTCATCCGGGGGCGCCCACAATGGCTCCGGATCGAAGCCGTCCCCCGACGGGGGCGTGCCGACGACCGCGAGGCTTTCGACGCGCGTGGAGTTGTCCGCCGCCGAAAGCCCGACCATCCCGCCGAGCCCGCAACCGACCAGGTGGGCCTTCCTGACACCGGCGTCGGCAAGTACGGCCTCGAGATCCGCGACGAGTCCCCCGAGCCGATACGGACCGGGCGGAGCATCGGAGTTGCCGATGCCGCGACTGTCGTACACCAGGCTCTCGTACGGGCCGGCGACAGCGGCGTGTTGCCACCCCCATTGCCAGGCGCCGAAGCCGATCTCACCGACGAACGCGACGGTCGACGCTTCGGGGTTGCCGTCCACCTCGTAGTACAGCGATCTCCCCTCGCAGGTGGCGTACGGCACGGTGGGTCAGTCGGCTGCAAGCAGGTTCTTGAGCACGCCAGGGGCCGACTCGAGGGCCTCGTCCAGCCGGTCGACGTCCGGACCGCCCCCCTGCGCGAAGTCCGGCGGTCCCCCGCCGCCGCCACCGACGCTTGCGGCGAGTTCCGAGACGACCTCGCCGGCGTTCACGCCGGCTCCCTCGGGGACCCCCACGACGAACTGGGCCGAACCGCCCGCGCCCGACCCCAGGACGGCGATCTTCCCCTCGTCGACCAGGGCGTTTGCCGTGGCACGCAACTCGTCGGGGTCGCCGTCGAGCCGCTGGATGACGGCCGGAGTGCCGCCGACGTCGATCTCCTCGGCGTCGGCACTGGCGCGCAGCTCCGCGAGTTCGCTTTTGAGTTCGTCGATTGTCTTGCCCCGCTGTTTCCACTCCTCGAAGAACCGTTCGGCCGTCTCGGGAACGTCCAGCGGATCGACATCCAGTACCTCCGCGGCGTCCCGCAGGGCGTCTTCGGTGCGCTGGGTCGCCTCGATCGCGGCCGTCCCGGCGGCGAACACCAGACGTTCGACCCCGTCCTGCACTGGTTCGGTCTTGAGCAGTTTGATCGTCCCGACCTCGCCGGTCCGGGAAACGTGGGTGCCGCCACACGCCTGGACGTCCTCGTCGATGTGGATCAGTCGAACGTTCCGTCCCGGCGGAATCCCTCCCTGGTAGAGGTCGAACCCGTGCTCCTTTTCGGCCTCGTGGCGGTCGGGCCACTCGGCTTTCACCGCGACGTTGTCCATCACGATCTCGTTTGCGACCCGTTCGATCTCCGTCACCTCCTCTCGGGTGATCCGGTCGTAGTGCCGGACGTCGAGCCGCGAGGAGTCGATCCCCTTCTGGGCGCCGGCCTGCCGGACGTGGTCCCCGAGT
The Halalkaliarchaeum desulfuricum DNA segment above includes these coding regions:
- a CDS encoding methylglyoxal synthase, whose protein sequence is MRLALIAHDEKKPEMIEFARKHREALSACELFATGTTGKRLREEADLEVERKASGPLGGDLQIGVAIAEGRCDGVVFLRDPLRAQPHEPDISALLRICDVHDVPLATNVASGELLVDGLLTDCG
- a CDS encoding helix-turn-helix domain-containing protein, translated to MTGLRAELAVTDPGNCPLASLSRDVSGTLENVNWTRSNGGPVTEEFSTDTELDNENSVPVFSEGHKQTYHIERDTDPCACELVEEAGHPLAKVDVRDGRLALTLNLPDADALRDVVATLSEVSDSVEVQYLVRDANEDASDPVIVDRGELTDRQREVLEVAYAEGYFEYPRRSSAGDVAEKLGISRSTFAEHLAAAQSRLFETIAGNGH
- a CDS encoding DUF7332 family protein produces the protein MGTAGATGAAGAATEPAPDVDDRTAVETGESVTDTEVPDSGCFAGEGRAFSIGTEGPRIAMRLHLSVLTDLGEPGSFGVELAGSTGQFDVVHLVAGVQFAGVEDADRFLRDPFQAFDLVYTYELRLPMLADTPGVDPVHTEDEPPVDGPVGVADC
- a CDS encoding PaaI family thioesterase, with the protein product MDDEIEDLSPLPEEAAAMVEHAIEQEHGYLSWLGTEVTAIERGKIVLTVPYDEKLTNSDGETIHGGVAATLIDTAGGIAQQTCIENPLSSSAATVNLNVNYLRRATGDLRAVGEVIRHGGTIGVSDLRVESQTPDGNVREVVVGQGSYRLFR
- a CDS encoding DUF5790 family protein codes for the protein MSSQTTFGDDELFGEAADEMREDVESHLAAARAELPSAADVWETDADNVLGALNGLKSALDVGDAAEELRQAKKWYTMGERADAFEDADDLEADLEELSELLETIEAAREDVTLLTSTVPELRGALQEAAGGDAGDDADDAGDDADDATNDAD
- a CDS encoding dihydroneopterin aldolase family protein, which gives rise to MPTDAQRACFEAGIKFGTLYHQFAGTPVSPDSTRSLETAMAEAIENQPYCESVTVRIDDDRVREAIDHGNGYTELTGTLMDVTMRIEYDGITAETRMEMADGYPLMKLERVDRGE
- a CDS encoding type 1 glutamine amidotransferase, which gives rise to MTRTRLALLNAAHDGASTRRNFRRELDADLVEYDAAGGELPGGYPDGAAFDFDGVVVTGSRSSVYWDEPWIPPLLEYVREAYDRGLSILGVCYGHQVIAEALGGRVAGMDDFEIGYNEIRRCVDDDPVLAGVGRRFTAFTTHGDVVVDPPPGSRVLAENEYGIHAFRKEHAWGVQFHPEYDIDTAREVTEGKRDRLGDETVDAVLAEITPENHAAACEVKQLFDNFLASLEESRRVTA
- a CDS encoding alpha/beta fold hydrolase; the protein is MPYATCEGRSLYYEVDGNPEASTVAFVGEIGFGAWQWGWQHAAVAGPYESLVYDSRGIGNSDAPPGPYRLGGLVADLEAVLADAGVRKAHLVGCGLGGMVGLSAADNSTRVESLAVVGTPPSGDGFDPEPLWAPPDDREALRSSVCSAVSREFSRRQPDVVESIVEWRSQEDADRRVWEAQRAAIEEFDVEDRLHELTLPTLVIHGDLDDQCPPSRGRALAEGLPRGVYEPVPDAAHLVHVEASRRVNDRLLAWLDERRR